The genomic segment GCGCACCGGCGAAATCGCCCGCGTGCCGGTCGGCAAGGAACTGCTTGGCCGCGTTGTCAATGCGCTCGGTGAGCCCATCGACGGCAAGGGTCCGCTCAACGCCACCGAACAGCGCCGCGTCGAGCTCAAGGCGCCCGGCATCATCGCCCGTAAGTCCGTGCACGAGCCTCTCCAGACCGGTATCAAGGCCATCGACGCCATGATTCCCGTCGGCCGCGGCCAGCGCGAGCTGATCATCGGTGACCGCCAGACCGGTAAGACTGCTGTCGCGATCGACACCATTATCAACCAGAAGGGCCAGAACTGCTTCTGCGTTTACGTCGCGACCGGACAGAAGCAGTCCACTGTCGCCCAGGTGGTCGACAAGCTCGAAAAGCACGGCGCCATGGAATACACCATCGTCGTGACGGCCGGTGCTTCCGATCCCGCGCCGCTGCAGTTCATCAGCCCGTATACCGGCTGCGCCATGGGCGAGTATTTCCGTGACAACGGCATGCACGCGCTCATCATCTATGACGATCTCTCCAAGCAGGCCACCGCATATCGCCAGCTCTCGCTGCTGCTTCGCCGCCCCCCGGGTCGTGAGGCGTATCCCGGTGACGTGTTCTATCTCCACTCGCGTCTTCTTGAGCGCGCCTGCAAGCTCTCCGACAAAGAGGGCGCCGGCTCGCTGACCGCACTGCCGATCATCGAGACGCAGGCCGGTGACGTGTCCGCCTACATTCCGACCAACGTGATCTCGATTACCGACGGTCAGATCTACCTCGAAACCGACCTGTTCAACTCGGGCGTTCGTCCCGCAGTGAACGTGGGCCTCTCGGTCTCCCGCGTGGGTGGTAGCGCCCAGATCAAGGCCATGAAAAAGGTCGCCGGCACGCTGCGCCTCGAACTCGCCCAGTATCGCGAGCTTCAGGCCTTCGCGCAGTTCGGTTCCGACCTCGACACCGCCACGCAGGAGCAGCTCGCCCGCGGTGAGCGCCTCGTCGAA from the Chrysiogenia bacterium genome contains:
- the atpA gene encoding F0F1 ATP synthase subunit alpha, translating into MKINAEEISSIIKQQIADYESKVAVEEVGTVLQVGDGIARVHGLDNAESGELVEFSNGVKGLVLNLEEDNVGIAIMGSDWEIVEGSEVKRTGEIARVPVGKELLGRVVNALGEPIDGKGPLNATEQRRVELKAPGIIARKSVHEPLQTGIKAIDAMIPVGRGQRELIIGDRQTGKTAVAIDTIINQKGQNCFCVYVATGQKQSTVAQVVDKLEKHGAMEYTIVVTAGASDPAPLQFISPYTGCAMGEYFRDNGMHALIIYDDLSKQATAYRQLSLLLRRPPGREAYPGDVFYLHSRLLERACKLSDKEGAGSLTALPIIETQAGDVSAYIPTNVISITDGQIYLETDLFNSGVRPAVNVGLSVSRVGGSAQIKAMKKVAGTLRLELAQYRELQAFAQFGSDLDTATQEQLARGERLVEVLKQGQYQPVPVEQQILQIYAATSRNPEGRPWLRDIEVNDVRRYVKELSEFALAKHEDVLKAIVEKKDLTDDIKAKLDSLLAAFTDAFLGEKKAEQSSAAAGEAAAAQA